From one Rosa rugosa chromosome 4, drRosRugo1.1, whole genome shotgun sequence genomic stretch:
- the LOC133743212 gene encoding histone deacetylase 15 isoform X2 — protein sequence MIVAENLHSSTEQNLILETLQMTRLANGEAEISHHKSNNEVFGKDASTDDVNGNTLPDVSSKKAGQQKEMTFQDVYNQDLDDEDDDSDWEPLQKNVELVKWFCTNCTMVNLGDVNCDICGEHRESGILRHGFLASPLLPDSGLTEIDSDIRERHKGSQDSASNSSTAVGFDERMLLHSEIQLTSHPHPERPDRIRAIAASLATAGIFPGRCYPIPAREITREELQMVHSLEHVEAVDLTGHMFSSYFTPDTYANEHSARAARLAAGLCADLASAIVSGRTKNGFALVRPPGHHAGIKQAMGFCLHNNAAVAALAAQVSGAKKVLIVDWDVHHGNGTQEIFEQNKSVLYISLHRHEGGKFYPGTGAADEVGTMGAEGYCVNVPWSRGGVGDNDYVFAFQHVVLPIASAFAPDFTIISAGFDAARGDPLGCCDVTPAGYAKMTDMLTDLCGGKLLVILEGGYNLRSISSSATSVIKVLLGESPGCELDNTSPSRSGLQTVLEVLKIQSNYWPVLASNFMKLQSQARMHSIENKRKQIEKKRRAVTPMWWKWGRKGLLYHFLNGQNRHAYVKRKGV from the exons ATGATTGTGGCTGAAAATCTCCATTCAAGCACTGAACAGAACTTGATATTGGAAACACTTCAAATGACTCGTTTAGCTAATGGGGAGGCGGAGATAAGTCATCACAAATCGAACAATGAAGTCTTCGGCAAAGATGCATCGACAGATGATGTGAATGGAAACACGCTGCCTGATGTTTCAAGT AAAAAGGCAGGACAGCAAAAGGAAATGACTTTCCAAGATGTGTACAACCAAGACCTCGATGACGAGGATGATGACAGTGATTGGGAGCCCCTGCAAAAGAATGTTGAACTTGTAAAGTGGTTCTGCACCAACTGCACAATGGTCAACCTTGGGGATGTCAATTGCGAT ATATGTGGGGAACATAGAGAATCTGGAATTCTTAGGCATGGGTTTTTGGCATCTCCCCTGTTACCGGATTCAGGCCTAACTGAGATTGATTCTGACATTAGAGAAAGACACAAAG GGTCACAAGATTCAGCGTCTAACAGTTCTACTGCTGTGGGTTTTGATGAGAGAATGTTGCTACATTCAGAA ATTCAATTGACGTCGCATCCACACCCAGAAAGACCTGACCGTATTCGAGCTATTGCTGCTAGCCTTGCTACAGCTG GTATCTTTCCAGGACGATGTTATCCAATTCCCGCTAGAGAAATCACGCGTGAAGAACTTCAGATG GTCCATTCTTTGGAGCATGTTGAAGCTGTTGATCTTACAGGCCATATGTTTTCTAG TTATTTCACCCCTGACACATATGCCAATGAACATTCAGCACGCGCTGCTAGGCTTGCAGCAGGTTTATGTGCTGATCTTGCTTCAGCAATTGTTTCTGGACGTACAAAAAATGGTTTTGCTCTG GTTCGTCCTCCTGGTCATCATGCTGGTATAAAGCAGGCTATGGGGTTTTGCCTCCACAATAATGCAGCAGTTGCTGCATTAGCAGCTCAAGTTTCTGGGGCTAAGAAAGTGCTAATTGTTGATTGG GATGTTCATCATGGGAATGGCACCCAGGAAATATTTGAACAGAACAAATCG GTCCTGTATATATCCTTACATAGACATGAGGGGGGAAAGTTCTATCCTGGTACTGGAGCCGCTGATGAG GTTGGTACTATGGGAGCTGAAGGATACTGTGTGAATGTTCCATGGAGTCGTGGTGGAGTGGGTGATAATGACTATGTTTTTGCATTTCAGCATGTTGTGCTTCCTATAG CTTCTGCATTTGCTCCCGATTTCACCATCATATCAGCAGGATTTGATGCAGCGAGGGGTGATCCTCTAGGATGCTGTGAT GTTACTCCTGCCGGCTATGCAAAGATGACTGACATGTTGACTGACTTGTGTGGAGGGAAGTTGTTAGTCATTCTTGAGGGCGG GTACAATCTACGTTCAATATCATCTTCTGCTACTTCAGTAATTAAG GTTTTACTAGGTGAAAGTCCAGGATGTGAATTGGACAACACTTCACCTTCCAGATCTGGACTGCAAACTGTTCTAGAGGTCCTTAAAATTCAAAGTAACTACTGGCCTGTTTTGGCATCCAACTTTATGAAATTGCAGTCACAAGCGAGAATGCACTCTATTGAAAACAAAA GAAAACAAATAGAAAAGAAACGGAGGGCTGTGACTCCAATGTGGTGGAAATGGGGACGGAAGGGTCTACTGTATCATTTTTTAAATGGGCAAAATCGGCATGCCTATGTGAAGCGAAAGGGTGTTTGA
- the LOC133743212 gene encoding histone deacetylase 15 isoform X1 — protein MIVAENLHSSTEQNLILETLQMTRLANGEAEISHHKSNNEVFGKDASTDDVNGNTLPDVSSKKAGQQKEMTFQDVYNQDLDDEDDDSDWEPLQKNVELVKWFCTNCTMVNLGDVNCDICGEHRESGILRHGFLASPLLPDSGLTEIDSDIRERHKDTGSQDSASNSSTAVGFDERMLLHSEIQLTSHPHPERPDRIRAIAASLATAGIFPGRCYPIPAREITREELQMVHSLEHVEAVDLTGHMFSSYFTPDTYANEHSARAARLAAGLCADLASAIVSGRTKNGFALVRPPGHHAGIKQAMGFCLHNNAAVAALAAQVSGAKKVLIVDWDVHHGNGTQEIFEQNKSVLYISLHRHEGGKFYPGTGAADEVGTMGAEGYCVNVPWSRGGVGDNDYVFAFQHVVLPIASAFAPDFTIISAGFDAARGDPLGCCDVTPAGYAKMTDMLTDLCGGKLLVILEGGYNLRSISSSATSVIKVLLGESPGCELDNTSPSRSGLQTVLEVLKIQSNYWPVLASNFMKLQSQARMHSIENKRKQIEKKRRAVTPMWWKWGRKGLLYHFLNGQNRHAYVKRKGV, from the exons ATGATTGTGGCTGAAAATCTCCATTCAAGCACTGAACAGAACTTGATATTGGAAACACTTCAAATGACTCGTTTAGCTAATGGGGAGGCGGAGATAAGTCATCACAAATCGAACAATGAAGTCTTCGGCAAAGATGCATCGACAGATGATGTGAATGGAAACACGCTGCCTGATGTTTCAAGT AAAAAGGCAGGACAGCAAAAGGAAATGACTTTCCAAGATGTGTACAACCAAGACCTCGATGACGAGGATGATGACAGTGATTGGGAGCCCCTGCAAAAGAATGTTGAACTTGTAAAGTGGTTCTGCACCAACTGCACAATGGTCAACCTTGGGGATGTCAATTGCGAT ATATGTGGGGAACATAGAGAATCTGGAATTCTTAGGCATGGGTTTTTGGCATCTCCCCTGTTACCGGATTCAGGCCTAACTGAGATTGATTCTGACATTAGAGAAAGACACAAAG aCACAGGGTCACAAGATTCAGCGTCTAACAGTTCTACTGCTGTGGGTTTTGATGAGAGAATGTTGCTACATTCAGAA ATTCAATTGACGTCGCATCCACACCCAGAAAGACCTGACCGTATTCGAGCTATTGCTGCTAGCCTTGCTACAGCTG GTATCTTTCCAGGACGATGTTATCCAATTCCCGCTAGAGAAATCACGCGTGAAGAACTTCAGATG GTCCATTCTTTGGAGCATGTTGAAGCTGTTGATCTTACAGGCCATATGTTTTCTAG TTATTTCACCCCTGACACATATGCCAATGAACATTCAGCACGCGCTGCTAGGCTTGCAGCAGGTTTATGTGCTGATCTTGCTTCAGCAATTGTTTCTGGACGTACAAAAAATGGTTTTGCTCTG GTTCGTCCTCCTGGTCATCATGCTGGTATAAAGCAGGCTATGGGGTTTTGCCTCCACAATAATGCAGCAGTTGCTGCATTAGCAGCTCAAGTTTCTGGGGCTAAGAAAGTGCTAATTGTTGATTGG GATGTTCATCATGGGAATGGCACCCAGGAAATATTTGAACAGAACAAATCG GTCCTGTATATATCCTTACATAGACATGAGGGGGGAAAGTTCTATCCTGGTACTGGAGCCGCTGATGAG GTTGGTACTATGGGAGCTGAAGGATACTGTGTGAATGTTCCATGGAGTCGTGGTGGAGTGGGTGATAATGACTATGTTTTTGCATTTCAGCATGTTGTGCTTCCTATAG CTTCTGCATTTGCTCCCGATTTCACCATCATATCAGCAGGATTTGATGCAGCGAGGGGTGATCCTCTAGGATGCTGTGAT GTTACTCCTGCCGGCTATGCAAAGATGACTGACATGTTGACTGACTTGTGTGGAGGGAAGTTGTTAGTCATTCTTGAGGGCGG GTACAATCTACGTTCAATATCATCTTCTGCTACTTCAGTAATTAAG GTTTTACTAGGTGAAAGTCCAGGATGTGAATTGGACAACACTTCACCTTCCAGATCTGGACTGCAAACTGTTCTAGAGGTCCTTAAAATTCAAAGTAACTACTGGCCTGTTTTGGCATCCAACTTTATGAAATTGCAGTCACAAGCGAGAATGCACTCTATTGAAAACAAAA GAAAACAAATAGAAAAGAAACGGAGGGCTGTGACTCCAATGTGGTGGAAATGGGGACGGAAGGGTCTACTGTATCATTTTTTAAATGGGCAAAATCGGCATGCCTATGTGAAGCGAAAGGGTGTTTGA
- the LOC133743212 gene encoding histone deacetylase 15 isoform X3, whose product MQICGEHRESGILRHGFLASPLLPDSGLTEIDSDIRERHKDTGSQDSASNSSTAVGFDERMLLHSEIQLTSHPHPERPDRIRAIAASLATAGIFPGRCYPIPAREITREELQMVHSLEHVEAVDLTGHMFSSYFTPDTYANEHSARAARLAAGLCADLASAIVSGRTKNGFALVRPPGHHAGIKQAMGFCLHNNAAVAALAAQVSGAKKVLIVDWDVHHGNGTQEIFEQNKSVLYISLHRHEGGKFYPGTGAADEVGTMGAEGYCVNVPWSRGGVGDNDYVFAFQHVVLPIASAFAPDFTIISAGFDAARGDPLGCCDVTPAGYAKMTDMLTDLCGGKLLVILEGGYNLRSISSSATSVIKVLLGESPGCELDNTSPSRSGLQTVLEVLKIQSNYWPVLASNFMKLQSQARMHSIENKRKQIEKKRRAVTPMWWKWGRKGLLYHFLNGQNRHAYVKRKGV is encoded by the exons ATGCAGATATGTGGGGAACATAGAGAATCTGGAATTCTTAGGCATGGGTTTTTGGCATCTCCCCTGTTACCGGATTCAGGCCTAACTGAGATTGATTCTGACATTAGAGAAAGACACAAAG aCACAGGGTCACAAGATTCAGCGTCTAACAGTTCTACTGCTGTGGGTTTTGATGAGAGAATGTTGCTACATTCAGAA ATTCAATTGACGTCGCATCCACACCCAGAAAGACCTGACCGTATTCGAGCTATTGCTGCTAGCCTTGCTACAGCTG GTATCTTTCCAGGACGATGTTATCCAATTCCCGCTAGAGAAATCACGCGTGAAGAACTTCAGATG GTCCATTCTTTGGAGCATGTTGAAGCTGTTGATCTTACAGGCCATATGTTTTCTAG TTATTTCACCCCTGACACATATGCCAATGAACATTCAGCACGCGCTGCTAGGCTTGCAGCAGGTTTATGTGCTGATCTTGCTTCAGCAATTGTTTCTGGACGTACAAAAAATGGTTTTGCTCTG GTTCGTCCTCCTGGTCATCATGCTGGTATAAAGCAGGCTATGGGGTTTTGCCTCCACAATAATGCAGCAGTTGCTGCATTAGCAGCTCAAGTTTCTGGGGCTAAGAAAGTGCTAATTGTTGATTGG GATGTTCATCATGGGAATGGCACCCAGGAAATATTTGAACAGAACAAATCG GTCCTGTATATATCCTTACATAGACATGAGGGGGGAAAGTTCTATCCTGGTACTGGAGCCGCTGATGAG GTTGGTACTATGGGAGCTGAAGGATACTGTGTGAATGTTCCATGGAGTCGTGGTGGAGTGGGTGATAATGACTATGTTTTTGCATTTCAGCATGTTGTGCTTCCTATAG CTTCTGCATTTGCTCCCGATTTCACCATCATATCAGCAGGATTTGATGCAGCGAGGGGTGATCCTCTAGGATGCTGTGAT GTTACTCCTGCCGGCTATGCAAAGATGACTGACATGTTGACTGACTTGTGTGGAGGGAAGTTGTTAGTCATTCTTGAGGGCGG GTACAATCTACGTTCAATATCATCTTCTGCTACTTCAGTAATTAAG GTTTTACTAGGTGAAAGTCCAGGATGTGAATTGGACAACACTTCACCTTCCAGATCTGGACTGCAAACTGTTCTAGAGGTCCTTAAAATTCAAAGTAACTACTGGCCTGTTTTGGCATCCAACTTTATGAAATTGCAGTCACAAGCGAGAATGCACTCTATTGAAAACAAAA GAAAACAAATAGAAAAGAAACGGAGGGCTGTGACTCCAATGTGGTGGAAATGGGGACGGAAGGGTCTACTGTATCATTTTTTAAATGGGCAAAATCGGCATGCCTATGTGAAGCGAAAGGGTGTTTGA
- the LOC133743213 gene encoding transcription factor MYBS1, with amino-acid sequence MSSWTREEDKAFESAIALHWIEDDEESSWDKIASLVPSKSMEELKRHYQMLVEDVSAIVSGNIPVPNYGGEEATTSVSKESSSARASSSGVSDKRLSSGHGNGGGFSALGHDSSGHGSKGGSRSDQERKKGIPWTEEEHRLFLLGLDKFGKGDWRSISRNFVISRTPTQVASHAQKYFIRLNSMNRDRRRSSIHDITSVNNGGDVPSHQAPITGQQSNAYAPSAAAIGPPSVKHRPHQPHMAGLGMYGAPMGHPVSAPPGHMASAVGTPVMLPPGHHPHHAHPPPYVVPVAYPMAHPTMHQ; translated from the exons ATGTCGAGTTGGACCCGAGAAGAAGACAAGGCCTTCGAGAGCGCAATCGCTTTGCATTGGATCGAGGACGATGAGGAATCATCGTGGGACAAGATAGCGTCTTTGGTTCCGAGCAAGAGCATGGAGGAGTTGAAACGACACTACCAAATGCTAGTGGAAGATGTGAGTGCAATTGTGTCGGGGAACATTCCGGTTCCGAATTATGGAGGGGAAGAAGCTACCACATCGGTGAGCAAGGAGAGCAGTAGTGCTCGGGCTTCTTCTTCTGGGGTTTCAGATAAGAGATTGAGTAGTGGCCATGGAAATGGAGGTGGGTTTTCGGCTTTGGGTCATGACTCGTCTGGTCATGGAAGTAAAGGAGGGTCCAGGTCAgaccaagaaagaaagaaagggattCCATGGACAGAAGAAGAGcacag GTTATTTCTACTTGGTCTTGACAAGTTTGGCAAGGGAGATTGGAGGAGCATTTCAAGGAACTTTGTCATTTCCAGGACCCCTACACAAGTGGCTAGCCATGCGCAGAAGTACTTCATTCGCTTGAACTCGATGAATCGAGACAGGAGGAGATCGAGTATCCATGACATTACCAGTGTCAACAATGGTGGGGATGTCCCATCTCATCAGGCACCAATTACAGGGCAACAGAGCAATGCTTATGCCCCAAGTGCAGCCGCGATAGGACCACCATCGGTGAAGCATAGGCCTCATCAGCCGCATATGGCGGGTTTAGGAATGTATGGAGCGCCGATGGGGCACCCAGTTTCTGCTCCTCCGGGGCATATGGCATCCGCGGTTGGCACTCCTGTTATGCTTCCTCCAGGGCACCATCCCCACCACGCCCATCCTCCCCCGTATGTTGTCCCAGTTGCTTACCCAATGGCACATCCGACAATGCACCAATAA
- the LOC133707233 gene encoding uncharacterized protein LOC133707233, with product MSRSPSFSVKSEFSPKLDPESLQQWVVAFCIIRFDLEQGQLIEECYPPGCLTQDEELEIAFSSFPDSVSQHQNRSSIHDCIFFFRFRRRERPQMDNVSSTEITESDKKLPTNSPDVKPPRSSKSNNISDTSRYMYGYVFNRQRHDERLKRGGEQKSVVILSHSPFSSVFRPLLQIMGPLYFDIGRKALEHIAAYVSMWPCPVPGKLMELPIGNAALKVNLPPAHSLPSESGTLFEESASSMAPFLPNNQSVPQGLFHDSDLFGIFRGLLLQLWVLWELLLIGEPILIIAPTPPQCSEAVAGLVSLVAPLLCSVDFRPYFTIHDPEFAQLNSLHEGDTFPPMILGVTNLFFLKSLRNMPHIVSVGSPAPNTNRLPFSSRSSTGRLSGRPEGFGLQQLSLKRFSPSNLLNAVKLRRDGPLCLMTEHKEAIWSTYAATTKPDTSILNRLIDAGMSPRVEESMSVVNNEILRRHFLELTTNFLAPFGPYFKTRTPSEGSSPFVDPPPLIPYNDDEFLASLSARGPGKFLSKRMRSNWLDLYRRFLQGPNFTPWFQRRRTVAEQEQHRLWKQARINTDIHQLISKMSELEVVDSFNAIERHILGETQLQQSGSNGTDSTDSAATCQKLKGDLQAVFNVLPKDVQQLLLLNPERAALLKGTSENKKLLGTPPIQIGSPTSPR from the exons ATGAGTCGTTCCCCTTCTTTTTCAGTGAAATCGGAATTTAGTCCAAAGCTTGACCCAGAATCTTTGCAGCAATGGGTTGTGGCCTTTTGTATCATCAGATTTGATCTTGAACAGGGTCAGCTTATTGAAGAGTGTTACCCACCTGGTTGTCTTACGCAAGATGAGGAGCTTGAAATTGCTTTCAGTTCATTCCCAGATTCCGTTTCCCAGCATCAGAATCGCTCAAGCATTCATGACTGTATATTCTTTTTCCGGTTTCGAAGGCGGGAACGTCCTCAAATGGACAATGTGTCTTCCACTGAGATCACTGAGAGTGATAAGAAGTTACCTACAAATTCCCCAGATGTAAAACCCCCTAGAAGTTCAAAAAGTAACAACATTTCTGATACTTCGAGATACATGTATGGTTATGTCTTTAATCGACAGAGACATGATGAGAGGCTAAAACGAGGTGGGGAGCAGAAGTCTGTGGTAATTTTGTCACACAGTCCTTTCTCTAGTGTGTTTAGACCTTTGTTACAAATCATGGGTCCTCTATATTTTGACATTGGAAGGAAGGCTCTTGAGCATATTGCTGCTTATGTTTCAATGTGGCCATGCCCTGTACCTGGTAAGCTAATGGAGCTTCCTATTGGGAATGCTGCTCTGAAAGTGAACTTGCCACCTGCCCACAGCTTGCCCTCAGAAAGTGGGACGTTGTTTGAAGAATCTGCATCCTCTATGGCTCCTTTTCTTCCTAATAATCAGTCGGTCCCACAGGGTCTTTTTCATGACTCAGATCTATTCGGCATCTTCAGGGGTCTATTGTTACAGCTTTGGGTTCTGTGGGAGTTGTTACTTATTGGTGAACCCATTCTTATCATAGCTCCTACTCCTCCACAATGTTCTGAGGCTGTTGCTGGTCTTGTGAGTTTGGTAGCACCTCTACTTTGTAGTGTTGATTTTAGACCTTATTTCACCATCCATGACCCTGAATTTGCTCAGCTCAACTCGCTTCATGAAGGAGACACTTTTCCTCCTATGATTTTGGGTGTTACTAACCTCTTTTTCCTTAAATCTCTCCGTAATATGCCCCACATTGTTTCAGTTGGAAGCCCTGCTCCTAATACCAACCGGCTTCCTTTTTCTAGTAGGTCCTCTACTGGAAGACTTTCCGGTAGACCAGAAGGGTTTGGTCTTCAACAGCTTTCCCTTAAAAGATTTTCTCCTTCAAACTTGTTGAATGCTGTCAAGTTAAGGAGAGATGGTCCTCTTTGTCTCATGACAGAGCATAAGGAAGCCATTTGGAGCACTTATGCTGCAACAACTAAGCCTGACACTTCTATCCTCAATAGGCTTATAGATGCTGGGATGTCACCACGGGTTGAGGAGTCGATGTCAGTTGTTAACAATGAGATACTACGGCGTCATTTCTTGGAGCTCACCACCAACTTTTTGGCGCCTTTTGGCCCATATTTTAAGACTAGAACACCTTCAGAAGGATCTTCTCCGTTTGTAGACCCTCCTCCTCTCATTCCGTATAATGATGATGAATTTCTGGCAAGTTTATCAGCAAGAGGACCTGGGAAGTTTTTATCAAAAAGGATGAGATCTAACTGGCTGGACTTGTACAG GCGGTTTCTGCAAGGGCCCAACTTTACACCATGGTTTCAAAGAAGGCGTACTGTTGCTGAACAAGAGCAACATAGACTCTGGAAGCAGGCAAGAATTAACACCGACATACATCAGTTAATATCTAAGATGTcggaattggaagttgttgatTCCTTCAATGCTATTGAGAGACATATTCTTGGAGAAACACAG CTGCAGCAATCTGGAAGCAATGGCACAGATAGCACAGACTCTGCTGCGACTTGCCAAAAGCTAAAGGGAGATCTGCAGGCAGTTTTCAATGTGCTTCCCAAGGACGTGCAACAACTTCTACTTCTTAACCCAGAAAGGGCAGCTCTTCTGAAAGGAACCtctgaaaataaaaaacttcTGGGGACCCCGCCTATACAAATTGGATCGCCAACGTCACCAAGGTAG
- the LOC133707234 gene encoding uncharacterized protein LOC133707234 isoform X1, whose protein sequence is MMNWRRVLKSVQALAAHSLLFTFTLLLVLKLDHIVSYSWWIIFFPLWIFHAVVARGRFSLPAPSVPHSRHWAPCHAVVATPLLIAFELLLCIYLESRYVHSFAAVNLKVVFLPLLAFEVIILIDNFRMCKALMPGDDENMNDEAIWETLPHFWVAISMVFFVAATVFTMLKLSGHVNALGWWDLFINFSIAECFAFLVCTKWSNPVIHRNSRIGVATSSSTTIRYLDWNSGLVVSADEDQHQDRMCGLQDIGGHVMKIPVIGFQVLLCMRLEGTPDRARHIPLPVLFSPLFLLQGVGVLFAASRLVEKIVLLLRSGAGTGLYFRFSSRAHDCLGFLHHGSRLLGWWSIDEGSCEEHARLFHEEASGYNTFCGYPPEIVKKMPKKDLTEEVWRLQAALGEQTEITKYSQQEYERLQNEKVLCRVCFEGDISVVLLPCRHRVLCSTCCDKCKLCPICRISIEERLPVYDV, encoded by the exons ATGATGAACTGGCGGAGAGTGTTGAAGTCCGTCCAGGCCTTAGCAGCCCACAGCCTGCTATTCACCTTCACGCTCTTGCTCGTTCTCAAGCTCGACCACATCGTCTCCTACTCTTGGTG GATAATTTTTTTTCCACTTTGGATATTTCATGCAGTTGTTGCCCGAGGAAGATTCTCACTACCTGCTCCATCAGTTCCACACAGTCGTCAT TGGGCGCCATGTCATGCTGTTGTGGCCACACCATTGCTTATTGCATTTGAGTTGCTCCTCTGTATATATCTTGAAAGTCGTTATG TTCACAGTTTTGCAGCTGTCAACTTAAAGGTTGTCTTTCTTCCCTTACTGGCATTCGAAGTAATTATTCTAATTGACAATTTCAG AATGTGTAAGGCTCTAATGCCAGGGGATGATGAAAACATGAATGATGAGGCAATATGGGAGACACTTCCT CATTTCTGGGTTGCAATCTCCATGGTTTTCTTTGTTGCTGCTACAGTCTTCACCATGCTCAAGTTATCTG GTCATGTAAATGCCCTCGGCTGGTGGGATTTGTTTATAAACTTTAG TATTGCAGAGTGCTTTGCCTTTCTTGTCTGTACAAAGTGGTCTAATCCAGTAATTCATCGAAATTCCCGAATAGGAGTAGCTACTTCATCTTCTACAACTATTAGATATCTTGACTGGAACAGCGGTCTAGTCGTTTCTGCAGACGAGGATCAGCATCAAGATAGAATGTGTGGTCTGCAAGACATTGGTGGGCATGTTATGAAAATTCCGGTGATTGGTTTTCAAGTTCTCCTTTGTATGCGCCTTGAG GGAACCCCCGATCGTGCTAGACATATCCCACTTCCGGTTCTATTCTCTCCTCTTTTTCTACTACAAGGTGTTGGTGTACTATTTGCTGCATCTAGGTTGGTGGAGAAAATTGTACTTCTACTGCGTAGTGGAGCTGGCACAGGATTATATTTTAGATTTTCTTCCAGAGCACACGATTGCTTGGGGTTTTTGCACCATGGTTCCAG GCTACTTGGCTGGTGGTCAATAGATGAAGGAAGTTGTGAGGAACATGCCCGACTGTTTCATGAGGAGGCTTCAGG ATACAACACTTTCTGTGGTTATCCACCTGAGATAGTGAAGAAAATGCCTAAAAAGGATCTTACTGAAGAG GTATGGAGACTTCAAGCAGCTCTTGGTGAACAGACAGAAATCACAAAATACAGTCAGCAGGAGTATGAAAGACTTCAAAAT GAAAAAGTGTTATGTCGTGTTTGCTTTGAGGGAGATATCAGTGTGGTCCTGCTACCATGTAGGCATCGTGTTCTTTGCAG TACCTGCTGTGACAAGTGTAAATTATGCCCAATATGCCGTATTTCTATTGAGGAGCGCTTACCTGTGTATGATGTCTAG
- the LOC133707234 gene encoding uncharacterized protein LOC133707234 isoform X2 → MMNWRRVLKSVQALAAHSLLFTFTLLLVLKLDHIVSYSWWIIFFPLWIFHAVVARGRFSLPAPSVPHSRHWAPCHAVVATPLLIAFELLLCIYLESRYAVNLKVVFLPLLAFEVIILIDNFRMCKALMPGDDENMNDEAIWETLPHFWVAISMVFFVAATVFTMLKLSGHVNALGWWDLFINFSIAECFAFLVCTKWSNPVIHRNSRIGVATSSSTTIRYLDWNSGLVVSADEDQHQDRMCGLQDIGGHVMKIPVIGFQVLLCMRLEGTPDRARHIPLPVLFSPLFLLQGVGVLFAASRLVEKIVLLLRSGAGTGLYFRFSSRAHDCLGFLHHGSRLLGWWSIDEGSCEEHARLFHEEASGYNTFCGYPPEIVKKMPKKDLTEEVWRLQAALGEQTEITKYSQQEYERLQNEKVLCRVCFEGDISVVLLPCRHRVLCSTCCDKCKLCPICRISIEERLPVYDV, encoded by the exons ATGATGAACTGGCGGAGAGTGTTGAAGTCCGTCCAGGCCTTAGCAGCCCACAGCCTGCTATTCACCTTCACGCTCTTGCTCGTTCTCAAGCTCGACCACATCGTCTCCTACTCTTGGTG GATAATTTTTTTTCCACTTTGGATATTTCATGCAGTTGTTGCCCGAGGAAGATTCTCACTACCTGCTCCATCAGTTCCACACAGTCGTCAT TGGGCGCCATGTCATGCTGTTGTGGCCACACCATTGCTTATTGCATTTGAGTTGCTCCTCTGTATATATCTTGAAAGTCGTTATG CTGTCAACTTAAAGGTTGTCTTTCTTCCCTTACTGGCATTCGAAGTAATTATTCTAATTGACAATTTCAG AATGTGTAAGGCTCTAATGCCAGGGGATGATGAAAACATGAATGATGAGGCAATATGGGAGACACTTCCT CATTTCTGGGTTGCAATCTCCATGGTTTTCTTTGTTGCTGCTACAGTCTTCACCATGCTCAAGTTATCTG GTCATGTAAATGCCCTCGGCTGGTGGGATTTGTTTATAAACTTTAG TATTGCAGAGTGCTTTGCCTTTCTTGTCTGTACAAAGTGGTCTAATCCAGTAATTCATCGAAATTCCCGAATAGGAGTAGCTACTTCATCTTCTACAACTATTAGATATCTTGACTGGAACAGCGGTCTAGTCGTTTCTGCAGACGAGGATCAGCATCAAGATAGAATGTGTGGTCTGCAAGACATTGGTGGGCATGTTATGAAAATTCCGGTGATTGGTTTTCAAGTTCTCCTTTGTATGCGCCTTGAG GGAACCCCCGATCGTGCTAGACATATCCCACTTCCGGTTCTATTCTCTCCTCTTTTTCTACTACAAGGTGTTGGTGTACTATTTGCTGCATCTAGGTTGGTGGAGAAAATTGTACTTCTACTGCGTAGTGGAGCTGGCACAGGATTATATTTTAGATTTTCTTCCAGAGCACACGATTGCTTGGGGTTTTTGCACCATGGTTCCAG GCTACTTGGCTGGTGGTCAATAGATGAAGGAAGTTGTGAGGAACATGCCCGACTGTTTCATGAGGAGGCTTCAGG ATACAACACTTTCTGTGGTTATCCACCTGAGATAGTGAAGAAAATGCCTAAAAAGGATCTTACTGAAGAG GTATGGAGACTTCAAGCAGCTCTTGGTGAACAGACAGAAATCACAAAATACAGTCAGCAGGAGTATGAAAGACTTCAAAAT GAAAAAGTGTTATGTCGTGTTTGCTTTGAGGGAGATATCAGTGTGGTCCTGCTACCATGTAGGCATCGTGTTCTTTGCAG TACCTGCTGTGACAAGTGTAAATTATGCCCAATATGCCGTATTTCTATTGAGGAGCGCTTACCTGTGTATGATGTCTAG